The following coding sequences are from one Myxococcus stipitatus window:
- a CDS encoding Trm112 family protein, translated as MSRLDATLLAVLGCPDCHGPLAQREVASGTELCCEPCLAAWPVEEGVPQLLPESRRPRGMVAPG; from the coding sequence ATGTCGCGGTTGGATGCGACCTTGCTGGCGGTGCTGGGCTGTCCCGACTGCCACGGGCCGCTCGCGCAGCGCGAGGTCGCCTCGGGGACGGAGCTGTGCTGCGAGCCGTGCCTCGCCGCGTGGCCGGTGGAGGAGGGGGTTCCCCAGCTCCTCCCCGAGTCGAGGCGACCGCGAGGCATGGTCGCCCCCGGGTGA